TCCAACCGCTCTGTCTGCGCACCCGCACAGAGGACCACGCCCTTCATCTTGGAGTTTTTCTATCACTCTACCAAGCTCATGGCTTTTGCTTtgccttttaatatttaatattttatgtatacgtgAGTGCTTTGCTTACATTGATTCCTGTACATCACGTGTGCCTgatgccctcagagaccagaagagggcaccagatttcctGAAATTGAAGTCACACACAATTGAGAGCCAGCCTGTGGTGCTAAGAAACTAACCCTGGTGCTCTGAAGAGCGGGTGCTcataaccatggagccatctctccaaccaccaAGCATacgggtgttttgttttgtttttactattattaattaaaatgtatttagaactatgtgtgcacacctttaatcccagcattctggaggcagaggcaggtggatctctatgagctccaggccagccaaggacaCACatagagactttgtctcaaaaccaaaacaatccatTGGGTGTGGGACTGGCTCAGCTCAAGTCTTCACAAAACCCCACGCGCTGTTCTAGGGAGAACTAGCGCCCCACTTTCACTCCTACTATCCTTCCCTCACTTTATGGTGACCTCCCTGCTGTCCCAAGTGTTCCTACTTCAGGTCTTTTCACACTGGCATCTCATTCTAACTTCTCCCCCAGTTCAAAACATAGCATTATTTTAGGTATGTACTAGGCTGTCCACAAcaagttcttctttctcttttccctaacCATCGCCAGCACATAAAAAGGCATCCACTAAAACACTTGAGTTCTTATTCTCCCTAGTCACTGCAGAGACATTCTGAGAGcaagcaaaaagacaaaaagggcTTCCAAGCACTCACCTGCTCCCCTGCTGGGAGGGTCTCGGGCTGGGGGAGGTGGCCTGTTACTCAGCAAAGAGGGGGTGGCTGAGGTGGGCGGGGGAGGTGCAAGGCCTCGGACAGGCCCTGGCGTTTTCCTATGCAAAGAATTGTGTCTCTGTGGCAGCTCCGGGGCTGACTCATTGGTGGGGCTTGAGGGCCCATTGGGGACCCCAGGAGGCTGGCGGTAAGGCGGTGGGGGAGGAGCCAGAGACTGGCCACTGGGTCCTGTTCTGACGTTCACAGGGGAAGGAGGCGGCTTtacagggggtggggcaggatgtCCTTCTCGACCCGGGTGCACCCTCTGCCCAGGTGTTGGAGGCAACGGCTTCTCCCTGTTGTAGGCTTGGGCTTTGTTGCtgtgcagaggcagaggggtAGGGGGCGCGTTGGCACGCCGGcctggagggggcgggggaggtgcAGAGGAGCTGTGCTTCATTCCGGTGCCACTGGTGGTGTTAGGCCGAGAGAGGTCCGGTAAAGAGGGTCTCTGCATCCGGGGCAGTTCTGGGAGGGAGGCTCGGCTGCTGTCGCTATCATCGTGAGGTCGCCCACTGGCTGCAGACACCGGAGGCCTTGGAGCAGCAGCTCGAGAACTGGGTACCTGCAGGGCGGGCTTACCAGCTGGGGTCTCTGCAAACACAGCAGACAACACTGTGTGAAGAGGCGGAGCCTGTCAGTCGGGTCCCTAGCTGACCCAGCCTCCTCAGTGTTTGCTTTCCTGTGGCCCTGGGATCTAACCCAGAGCTAAGCAAGGCCCCCACTTGCTGAGCTATTACCTGTAGCCTGAACTCTGAGTTCTAGTCCGTATAAACAGATTGGGAACCTGTAATAAACACTGCTGACATAAGCTTGAGCACATTTAAATtgaattacatatatttattttaccctTTTTGGGGAGCAGGGCGTagttctgtgtagccctggctcctggaactctctgtagaccaggctggcctcaaagtcagagatctgcccacctctgcctcccgagttctaggattaaaggtgtacactaccaGGCCAGACTGACTTGTCTTTCTGTTCCTTATTTCACGTGACAGAGGTCCTTTGAGTCTATCTGTGTTTTCACaaaacattaatttctttcttaagggcCAAATAATAAGTctattctctgtgtgtatacctctgtgtgtgtgtaaatattctGAATGTATTTATGGGTTTAGAGACAGGTCTCGTGTAACTGAggctgtagccaaggatgatcctGAGTGTCTGAGACTGTCCTGCCTCTcgctccccagcactgggattacaccTAGCCTGGCCTCTGCAGGTCTCCACACACAATGGCAAGCCTTCACCTCACTGGGCTACAACTCGGCACTGAAATCTGCTTTGTTTCTCTAAGCCTGCTCTCACTCTTGGgttcaggctgccctcaaacttgggattctcctgcctcagcctcccaaggaggACTGCAGTCATGCACCACACCACCAGCTCCCCTTTTCCTTACCCAAgttaaacacattttaatttacCCCTCAGCTTTGCTTTCCTGTGGAACTactctcatttcttcttcctcctacccTCAACCCTAGGCCTCATCCTAAGGTACACTTGGAACAAGTCAAAAACGTATAGTTGGGAGACCGTTTTCTGAGATACCTGGAGCATCCTTGGCTCCCACAGGGCGGAGCTTCGGCACACCTCCTTGAAAGAGACCTCCCTTGGGCTGTAAAGCAGCAGCTCCAGGGCCGTAGCCACCACCGCTCCCTTTGGGCTCTGGAAGACATAGGTGAGGGTTTTATGTCACATGCTCTGAGCTGGTGACCATCCCTCTATCGAGGCGTTCATTTACATGCGTACCAACCTTATCTTTGCCCTTCTATCAAGAAGCAGCAAAACAGTGCACAGTACAGCAccaccaaacacacagacaacCCAAGACCATGTAGGCCTTAGAGCTGCACACCTCCACGTGAGGATTAgtaagacaaacaagcaaaatgaaaggacaaagggaCAAAGGGACCATCTTTAAGGGGCAAGAAAACAACTCAATTAAAGATACGCTCAGCAGAGCTCCCTGGGCTCTTTCCTGAACAGCTAGTGGCTCAGGGGGATGAAATGTGAGCAAACTCTGCTGCACCTGCAAGAATGGACATGAATAGCAATCAGAGAACCATCCTTGGTTTCAGCCAAGAAGCTTCCAGGAATGTGGTGGTCTCCTGAGGGAATAGCCAAGGATGTGCCCTGACAAACACTCCAGCAGGCGAGGGCTTTTAACTCTGAGTTAGGAAGAACTTCATGGTATTCAACTCTGCAACTGGAAGGAAAGTCAAGATACCCAGGACACCATTTTCCCACTCGAGAGACTACAATAAACAAGATGGACCAGAGATGTCTTCCAAGCCTGGCTCCTGACTCCACCTTAGGAAAAAAGCTCAGACTCACTCTCGATGACAGGAGCACTCCGATCATTAATGTTGGTCACCTTCTTCAGTTTGGTCCCTTTGCAGATGTCTTGTAAGAGGGCGCCTCGATTCCGCTGCTCATCTCTACTGAGTTTGGGCTGTTCTGTGTTTgcctggaggaagaagaaatgttgAGGTTACCCTGAAGACCTCTTTCTATCACAAGCTTGGAATAAGTGACTTAGGCCAGTGCAGCACAGACACCTGTGCCGAGCAGCAGTACTGGTGGGTGTGGTGCGGCCACCCTTTTCGGCTCCCCGCTTCCAACTCACCACTTCTGAGAGGAGGCCAAGACTAACTATGAGTGCACATCTCGGACATGCTAACAGAACACTATCACCAGCATAGGGTTTCTCTGAGCACCCACTATGCCTCAAATACTGTGCTAAGTACTACTCAGATGACCTCATCTGAAACCGGAGACACCCTGAGAGAGGCGTGAGTACCACTATCCATACTGAAAGTGTGGATCAGAAGCTGAATAGTTTCCCACGGTGGTCATGCGATTAGTAATCGGTAAAaagaatccccacccccaccctgactgCAGAATTGTATCCCAGCATGACCTGTCACCGCTCTACTACTCTGTCTTCTATACAATGTTTAAAGCAGATACTGGCAGCCCTACCCTATTGAGGAAATCACGGGAAGCTGAGGCCCATGGTTAGCATACTCTGAGTCAATTTCTCAAActttttttggtttctgttttttttaaatgtatttattatttattttggcttatcaagacagggtttctctgtgtagctctggttgatCTGGAatactctctgtagaccaggctggccttgatgtcAAGAgattgccctgcctctgcctctggactgctgggattaagggtgtgataattttttaaactttaaaatgttattagtCACTACTGTGTGTGCCCCTCTGaacatgcagaagtcagaggagagctTTCTGGGGCTGGTTCTTCCCTTCCACTTTGGGTTCTGGAGTCTGAACTTGGGTCACCAGGCTTCTGCATCAACAGCTGTCTACACCTGTCAAACCTGAGCGTAGTTCTACATGCTTGCACCAGCTGGTTTTGTCTGCCAACCTGACACGAGCTGGAgtcaccacagagaaaggagcctcgcttgaggaaatgcctccaagagatGCAGCTGTAAGATATTGTCTCCATTAGTggtcaagggtgggagggccaaTCGTGGGTAGGGCCATCCGTAGGCTGATAGtcccaggttctataagaaagcaagctgagcaagccagtaagcagcatccctccatggcctctgcatcagctcctgcctccaggttccagcctgtGTGAtctcctatcctgacttcctttggtgatgaacagcaatgtggaagtgtaagctgaataaaccctttcctccccaacttgctttttggtcatattttgtgcagaaatacaaaccctgactaagatgaTGTGATTGCCTCAGAGTTCCTGCCTCTTTCAACCCTCTGCATCTTTCTCTTACGTCACTTCCCCAAGTGCCATCCTTAGCCTCCATCTACATGTTAATGAACAAAGCCCATCATGGTTTGCACACTATGGGCAGACACATTcctgtgtatgtacgtgtgcgcacatgcatacggagaccagaggttgatgtcatgTCTTCCTCAAATGCTCTCCACTTCGTTTTGGTAATGTTTGTGCTGCATTCTAGTTCTGAGACCAAGTCTCATACACAGCTTTGACTGGTCTGCACTCAGAGACCACTCACCTCTACCTCCTGCTGCACTCAGAGACCACTCACCCCTACCTCCTGCTGCACTCAGAGACCACTCACCTCACCCCTACCTCCTGCTGCACTCAGAGACCACTCACCTCTACCTCCTGCTGCACTCAGAGACCACTCACCCCTACCTCCTGCTGCACTCAGAGACCACTCACCTCTACCTCCTGCTGCACTCAGAGACCACTCACCTCTACCTCCTGCTGCACTCAGAGACCACTCACCCCTACCTCCTGCTGCACTCAGAGACCACTCACCCCTACCTCCTGCTGCACTCAGAGACCACTCACCCCTACCTCCTGCTGCACTCAGAGACCACTCACCCCTACCTCCTGCTGCACTCAGAGACCACTCACCCCTACCTCCTGCTGCACTCAGAGACCACTCACCCCTACCTCCTGCTGCACTCAGAGACCACTCACCCCTACCTCCTGCTGCACTCAGAGACCACTCACCTCTACCTCCTGCTGCACTCAGAGACCACTCACCCCTACCTCCTGCTGCACTCAGAGACCACTCACCCCTACCTCCTGCTGCACTCAGCGGCCACTCACCCCTACATCCTGCTGCACTCAGAGACCACTCACCCCTACCTCCTGCTGCACTCAGAGACCACTCACCTCTACCTCCTGCTGCACTCAGAGACCACTCACCCCTACCTCCTGCTGCACTCAGAGACCACTCACCCCTACCTCCTGCTGCACTCAGAGGCCCTCACCCCTACCTCCTGCTGCACCCAGAGGCCACCACCCCTACCTCCTGCTGCACCAGAGGCCACTCACCCCTCCTCCTGCTGCACTCAGAGACCACTCACCCCTACCTCCTGCTGCACTCAGAGACCACTCACCCCTACCTCCTGCTGCACTCAGAGACCACTCACCCCCCCTCCTGCTGCACTCAGAGACCACTCACCCCTACCTCCTGCTGCACTCAGAGACCACTCACCCCTA
The genomic region above belongs to Rattus rattus isolate New Zealand chromosome 9, Rrattus_CSIRO_v1, whole genome shotgun sequence and contains:
- the Wipf2 gene encoding WAS/WASL-interacting protein family member 2; the encoded protein is MPIPPPPPPPPGPPPPPTFNQANTEQPKLSRDEQRNRGALLQDICKGTKLKKVTNINDRSAPVIEKPKGSGGGYGPGAAALQPKGGLFQGGVPKLRPVGAKDAPETPAGKPALQVPSSRAAAPRPPVSAASGRPHDDSDSSRASLPELPRMQRPSLPDLSRPNTTSGTGMKHSSSAPPPPPPGRRANAPPTPLPLHSNKAQAYNREKPLPPTPGQRVHPGREGHPAPPPVKPPPSPVNVRTGPSGQSLAPPPPPYRQPPGVPNGPSSPTNESAPELPQRHNSLHRKTPGPVRGLAPPPPTSATPSLLSNRPPPPARDPPSRGAAPPPPPPMIRNGARDAPPPPPPYRMHGSEPPSRGKPPPPPSRTPAGPPPPPPPPLRNGHRDSITTVRSFLDDFESKYSFHPVEDFPAPEEYRHLQRVYPSKTNRAARGAPPLPPILR